The genomic segment ATTCCAATCGGCGGTTTTAAGCGTTGATGAACAGGCAACCTTTTGAATCTCATTCATGAATTTGGCGACTTCTCCCTCCTCCCCCTTTGCATTTGTCCAGTAATCCGCCATACCTTTGTATGTTGTCGCACCAAATACAAGCATGTCGGCCGATTTCAGTTGAGTGAGACTGAATTCCTCGAGCTCCTTACCCCAAACTAGCCCGTGAAAGCTCAAATCCCAATTTTTCTCACCTTCAAAATATCCATCCAGGGTGATTACGTTCCACATTATTAATCTTCTCATAATATTTCCCCTAAAGATTAAAAATTTATAATTAATACACTTGCATCGCGGTCGAATAATACTACTTCATTACGAATTTTCAAGAATATCCGTCGCCGTCATATCCCCGATTTGTTCTGCTAGTCCGATAAGGAGTCCTTCCGTTCCTCGAATATAGCAGAGCCGATATATATTCTCATATTGAACCACTTCTCCAACGAGCTGAGCGCCAAGCTTCGCGAGCCTGGATAGTAATTCGTCAAGATTGTCAACTCTGAACATGATACGAAGATATCCAAGAGAGTTAACGGGAGCCGTCCTGTGATCCGCTACGGTATGAGGAGA from the Leptospira wolffii serovar Khorat str. Khorat-H2 genome contains:
- a CDS encoding VOC family protein, translating into MIKSKLLEMHNVGIVVESLDTAISFFKEIGLTLEGRMMVEGEWAGQVTGLGNQSVEVAMMVTPDGHSRLELSRFLSPHTVADHRTAPVNSLGYLRIMFRVDNLDELLSRLAKLGAQLVGEVVQYENIYRLCYIRGTEGLLIGLAEQIGDMTATDILENS
- a CDS encoding dihydrofolate reductase family protein produces the protein MRRLIMWNVITLDGYFEGEKNWDLSFHGLVWGKELEEFSLTQLKSADMLVFGATTYKGMADYWTNAKGEEGEVAKFMNEIQKVACSSTLKTADWNNTIVVKDAVAEIPKLKSQGNGDMFVFGSGILSESLMKAGLFDEFRLCIAPVFLGNGRLLFNQGIPHEKLKLLETRPLSTNGVVLRYAPKGE